The Synechococcus sp. M16.1 genome includes the window GCATCGGTCGCCCACTACGGATGCTCTCGGCCCACCAGCTCAGCACCCTGGCCACAGGGGCGATGCGGCCATCCGACCAGGTTTCAGGGAAGGCGAAATCGGCATCAGCTTCCACGGCGCGGAAGGGCTCACCGAGCGGGGCGTGCTGAAGCTCAAAGCCGTGGACGTAGTCCTTCTGATTGGTGCTGCTGAGCAGCAGCGATCCCGACGACCCCACCACATCCAGGCAGAACCCGCGTCCGTTGCGCGACACGGAACTTAGGCTGACCTGCGCCGGCACCGGCAGGTCCTGCCTTCCCTGCCAATGGGCCACGGTCTGCAGCAGCGACACATCGGGGGCATCCACGGCGGCCAGGCCACCCTCTGGGTGGGGGCGTTGCTTGATCGAAACGCTGTTCAGGGCCTGAACGGCCCCCAGGGGACCGATCAGCCAGGCCAGCATGTCCATGGCATGGGTTCCGAGGGCTCCGATCACACCGCCGCCCTGATCCGCCTGGGCATACCAGTTCCAGCCGCGCTGGGGATCGGCACGGCTGCCCATCAACCAGTCGAGCTTCACCAGCCAGGGCGTGCCGACAGCACCGGCCTGCAGAAGGCGTGCGGCCTGCATGAACAGGGGAACAGCGCGGTATTCGTAATCCACAGCCACCGACAGCCCCCGTGCCAGGGCCAGCCGCTGCAGCTCGCGGGCTTGATCGGCATGCAGCGCGATGGGCTTCTCCAGCAACAGGTGCTTGCCTGCCTCCAGGGCCCGACGGGCCAGGTCGAAGCGAGGAGCCGGTGGGGTGGCAATGATCATCGCGTCCACCGCGGGATCAGCCAGCAGGGCATCCCAGTTACTGAATCCCTTCAAGCCATGGGCGGCTGTGGCGGCATCCAAGCGCTCCTGGCGCGGGTGCCAAAGCGCCACCGCCTCAAGATCAGTTGCTGCTGCAAGAGCCGGCAGGTGCACCTTCTCCCCGAAGCCGAGACCGGCGACGGCAACACCAAGGGGTTGTGGGGACATCTCAGCTGGGGAGGGGTTCGGTGCAGACAGCCTCAATCACGGAGGTGATCAGCCCGTCATCCCCGGCAGGCTGCCATTGGGCACGAAAACGCGGCAGACCATTCACCTGTTTGTCGCGATACAGCTCCTGGGAGCAGTCCAGCTGCATCACATAGAGCTCGCCGGAGGGCTGCTCTCCAGCTTCAGTGGCCGCTGGGGTGAAGCGGCTGAGCACGGTTCGGTATCCATCCCGATCGATGCGCACACTGCCGCGATCCCACCACTGCTGGCCCGCGTCGGTGGCAGGCACCTCAATCCATTCCACGGGACCCGCCAGCACGGGGGCGACCCAACAGACCAAAGCCAGGATCAGCACACAACCAGCTCGGATCATGCGCTGGTGAGCTCCATCGGTTTGCAGCCGTGCAGGCGCAGAAGATTGGCCAGGGTGGAGCGCAGCTGGGTGCGGGGAACGATCGTGTCCACGAAGCCGTGCTCCTGCAGGTATTCAGCCGTCTGGAAATTGTCGGGCAGCTTCTCCCGCAGGGTCTGCTCGATCACCCGGCGCCCAGCAAAACCAATCAACGCCTTCGGTTCCGCCAGGATCAGGTCGCCCAGCATGGCGAAACTGGCGGTCACACCCCCCGTGGTGGGGTGGGTGAGCAAGGGCATGTAGAGCAGCTCGGCTTCGCGGTGGCGTTCCAGCGCTCCGGAGATCTTCGCCATCTGCATCAGGCTGAGCATCCCCTCCTGCATCCGGGCACCGCCGGAGGCACAAACGATCAGCAGCGGCAGCTTGCGGGCGGTGGACTCCTCGATCAGACGGGTGATTTTCTCCCCGACCACCGAGCCCATCGATCCCCCCATGAAGCGGAAGTCCATCGCTGCCAAGCCCATGGGGATGCCTTCCACCCGGCAGAGCCCGGTGACCACACCATCCCGCAGCCCCGTTGAGGCCTGACTTTCCCTCAGCCGGTCGGCGTAGGCGCGCCGGTCTTTGAATCCGAGGGGATCCACCGGTGACAGATCCGCATTCAGCACCTGGAAGCTGTCGGGGTCAGCAATCAGTGCGATGCGCTCAGCACTGTCGATCCGGTGGTGATGGCCGCAGTTGGCGCAAACACTGGCGTTGAGTTTCAGGTCTTTGAGATAAACGACCTGACCACACTCCGGGCATTTGCTCCACAGCCCATCGCCTTCATCGGGTTCCTGCTTGATGTTGGCGACGTACTGACCCTTGCGGCGATCAGCAAACCAATCGAACAGAGACACACAGGGCTGTCAGCTCACACCATTAAAAGCCGGACTGGGAAGAGACGCTGGGGAATCAAGCGCCCAACAGCATCACCCAGGTGCTCCACCACCACTGCGGACCGGTCAACCAGACCAGCCAAATGCCCAGGGCAATGAAGGGACCAAAGGGGAACGGTTCCCTGGGGCCCAACCGGCCACTGAGGCGAGCGGCGCTTCCAACCAAAGCTCCCGAGACAACCGCAAGGGCCATGGCCGCTGCGATGCCCCCGGGGCCCAGCCATGCCCCACCCAGCGCCGCCAACTTGGCATCGCCCAGGCCCAGCGCAGGCTGTCCCAACAACCGTTCGGCCAGGGCACTGAGACCTTCCAACAGCAGCAGGGCCAGCACCGCAGCGATCAAATGGCTGGCCAGAACAGGAATGCCAGCAGCCGTGCTGACGAGCAGGCCCAGCACCACCCCCCAGCGGCACAGGGGCTCCGGCAGCCAAAGGTGATCCAAATCGATCAACACCAGCGGCAATAGCAGCGCGATCAGGGGGAGACCAGCCCAGGGGAGCCAGAGATCAGGCAGCCCCCCACCAGCACCAGGCCACACCAACAGCGCCGAGATCCAGAGGCCGGCACTCAGGGCCTCCACGGAGGGATAACGCCAGCTGATCGCTGCATCACAGTCGCGGCAGCGGCCCCTCAGCAGCAGCCAACCGAGCAACGGGAGATTGTCATGCCAGCGGATGGCATGGCCGCATTTGGGGCAGTGGCTGCCGGGAAAGACCACCGATTCCTGGCGGGGCAAGCGCCAGGCCACCACGTTGGTGAAGCTGCCGACGCAGGCGCCCAGCAGGCCGGCCCAAGCCAGGATCAACCCTTCCATCGGGTCCGACCGCGGCTCGTGCGTCCCCGGATCAGATCGATGGCAATGAACTCTTCGTCCGGCAGAAGAACAGGGGTCTCGAAGACCACGCGGCCATCGGGTTCCTGCGGATCCACGACCACACCGAGAGGCTCCTGCCCCGCAGGAGTGCTGGAGAGATAGGCGAAATAAATGCGACGGGCCTGGGCGATCAGCGAGCGGCTGTCAATGCGATCCCAGCGGGGCGTCGAGGGCGCCCCCGAGGCTCCGCGGATTTCAAAGGAGGGCGTTGACAAAGAAATAGAGCCCACCTGATCACTCAGATGGGCCCATTGTAGAGACGATTGTTAGTGGGAGAAGCGATCAGCTGAGCTTGTTCTTCTCTTCGATCATGCGGTGAATGATCGGAGTGAGGATCAGTTCCATGGCGAAGCCCATCTTGCCGCCGTTCACCACGATGCTGGTGGGGCTGGACATGAAGGAATCGTGGATCATGTTCAGCAGGTAACCGAAGTCGATTCCCCACTTCTCGCGAGCTCCCTTGCGGAAGTGGATGATCACGAAGCTTTCATCCGGGGTCGGGATGTTCCGGCAGATGAAGGGGTTGGAGGTGTCCACAGTGGGAACACGCTGGAAGTTGATGTCGGTCTGGCTGAACTGCGGGCAGATGTGATTGATGTAATCAGGCATCCGGCGCAGGATCGTGTCAACGATCGCTTCAGCGGAATAACCACGCTCAGCGTTGTCGCGGTGGATCTTCTGAATCCACTCAAGGTTGGTGATCGGCACCACACCCACCAGGAGGTCGGCCAGGGCGGCCACGTCGTAGCCCTCGCCCTTCACACCGCCGTGGAGGCCTTCGTAGAACAGAACGTCAGTGCCGGTCGGGATGTCTTCCCAAGGCGTGAACTGACCCGGCTCGAGGTTGACGCCAAGACGGGCATTGTGTTCAGCCGCTTCTTCAACGCTGTGGAGGTAGTAGCGCTTCTGACCAGCACCGGTTTCGCCATAGGTGCGGAACAGTTCCTCGAGCTTGTCGAAGAGGTTGGCCTCAGGGCCGAAGTGGGAGAAGTTCTCACCCTTGGCCAGGGCATCCGCCATGGCCTGTTTCATGGGCATCCGCTCGTAGCGGTGGTAGCTGTCGCCTTCCACCACTGCAGGGGTAATGCCTTCCCTCGCAAAGATGTGCTCGAAGGCGCGCTTGACGGTGCTGGTTCCAGCTCCGGAAGAACCGGTAACAGCGACAACCGGATGACGCTTCGACATCGACGCAGGGACTACGGGCCCGGCGATCCTGCCAGATCAGGGCCCGATTGCACCAATCTCTGGCTTACAGAGCTTTGAGCAATTGCTCACCCATGGCGCGACAACCCAGCTGGGTGCAGCCTTCTGCCATGAGATCACCGGTGCGGAAGCCACCGGCCAGAACGGCATCCACAGCAGCCTCAAGATCATCGGCAGCCGCGGCCTGCTTGAGGCCGATGCGCAGCATCATTGCGGCCGACAGCACCATGGCCATGGGATTGGCCTTGTCCTGGCCGGCGATGTCGGGGGCTGAACCGTGCACAGGCTCAAACAACCCCGGGCCCTCACTGCCGAGGGAGGCGGAGGGCAGCATGCCGATGGAGCCGGTGAGCATCGCGGCCTCGTCGCTGAGAATGTCGCCGAAGAGGTTGCCGGTGAGCAGCACATCGAACTGGCGGGGATCACGCACCAGCTGCATCGCCGCGTTGTCCACATACATGTGGCTCACCTCCACAGCGCCGTAGCTGGGCGCCATGGCATCCACGCGGTCCCGCCAGAGCTGGCTCACATCGAGCACATTTGCCTTGTCCACCGAGCAGAGCCGGCCCCGCCGCTCCTGGGCGATCTCAAAGGCCACCTTCGCGATCCGATCCACCTCCGAGGCGGAGTAGGTCATGGTGTTGAAGCCGCGCTCGTCCGTCTCGGTCTCAATTCGTCCCTTGGGCTGACCGAAGTAGATCCCCCCGGTGAGTTCCCGCACCACCATCAGGTCCACCCCCTCGATCACCTCACGCTTGAGGCTGCTGGCATCGATGAGGGCCGGAACAATCTTCACCGGCCGCAGATTGGCAAACAGCTCCATGCCGGCGCGCAGGCCAAGCAGGCCGGTTTCCGGGCGTTTCTCTCGGGGAAGGCTGTCGAAACGTGGGCTGCCGATGGCGGCCAGCAACACCGCATCGGCTGCCTTGCAGGCTTCGAGGGTGCTGGCGGGCAACGGCTCACCGGTGGCATCGATGGCGCTACCACCGATCGGCTGCTCCTCGAAGCTCAGCGAAAAGCCATGGCGCTGGCTCACCACCTCCAGCAGCTGACGGGCAACAGCGGTGATCTCGGGGCCGATGCCATCACCGGGCAGGAGAACAACGCGGTGCTGAGCCATGACGGTGCGGTGCGGCAGGTCGACCGCTGAGGTTACTGAGGGGTGTCCCGCTTGAGCTCCCGCAGGGTCTTGGCCATCTCCGGCAGCTTGCTGAAGGTGGAGGCACATCGCAGCCAGAGGCGATTCGGAATCGCGGGAAAACCACTCACCACCTCTCCGGGGGCCACATCAGCGTGAATGCCGGTCTTGGAGCTGGCGATGACGCGATCGCCGACGACAACACGATTGGCGACCCCCACCTGGCCCGCCAGGATCACCCCCTGACCGATGTGGGCGCCACCGGCGATGCCCACCTGGGAGGCGAAGGCACAGCCACGGCCGGTGGTGACGCCATGGCCGATCTGCACAAGGTTGTCGATCTTGGTGCCGGCACCAATGCGGGTCTCGCCGACGGAAGGGCGATCAATGGTGGTACCGCTACCCACCTCAACGCCGTCTTCAAGAACCACCTGGCCGGTCTGCGGCATTTTTCGCCAGCCCTTGGCCGTCGGCACGAAGCCAAAGCCCTCAGAGCCGACAACGGCATTGGAGTTCACCACACAACCACGCCCGAGACGGCTGCCGGGGTGGAGCACGGCATTGGCATGCAACTCGCAGCCATCACCCACCACCACGTTGTCGTAGATCACCACCCCGGGGTGAACGATGCAGTCGGCACCAAGACGGCTTCCCTCCCCGATGCAGACCCGCGGGCCCACCGCTGTGCCGGGGCCCACCACAGCCCGTTCATCGATCACCGCCGAAGGGTGAATCTCCGCCAAGGGCCGGCGGCGGGGATTCAACTGATCGAGGGCTTCAGCAAAGGCCAGACGCGGATCCGCGAAGACCGCAAAGGCGATGCCACGCTTCGAGGCCAGATCAATCAGATCCTGTTGGTCGGGCAGCAAAAGGGCACCCACACCGCTGGCGCCCAAGGCCGCGGTGAGGGCGTTGCCCTTCTCCAGAAAGCTGAGCTGCGCGGCTGAGGCCTGATCGAGTGAAGCGGCACCCTCAAGCCATGGGTCCAAGCCCGGCTGGCTCCAACGCAGACCTGCATCACCGGTCTGCAGAACCTTGATCAGGGTGCTGAAACGCATGGAGGCCAGGGCAGTCCGGCGGATCGTAGACGTGGTTAACGGCTGCGAAGCACCAGACCATCGCGATGCACCACCACCGGGGAGGACTCCCCCGGCGATGGGTCATTCATCGCGGCCCGCAGCTGGTCGCTGTCCATCGAACAGAGGCCACGGCCCAGGTCCTCTCCATCGGGGTCCAGCAACTGAACGGGTTGATTGGCGGCGAACTCACCCCGCACCGCCGTCACACCCACCAGCAGCAGGGACGCACCACGGTGCTGCAGCGCTGCACAGGCCCCCGCATCCAGCTGCAGTTCACCCTCAGGCCGAAGCACGTGGGCCAGCCAACTGCGTCGGTTGCCCAGGGGTTCGGGGTGGGGATGGAACACCGTCCCCCCCCGTTCGCCCAACAGCAAAGCCTCGAGGCGAGCAGGGTCGCGGCCATCGGCGAGCTGCACGGTGATGCCACTGGCGGTGGCGATGCGGGCTGCCGCCAGCTTCGTGGTCATGCCCCCGGTGCCCCAGCGCCCCCCGTCGCCGGCCCCCTGTTCCAACGAGTCCAGCTCCCGGGGGTGGCGAACATCAGAGATCGGTTCGGCGTTGGCATCAACCCGCGGATCCGAGGAATAGAGGCGATCAACATCCGTGAGCAGGATCAGTTGCTGGGCTTCAACGGCGGCGGCCACCAACGCCGAGAGGGTGTCGTTGTCGCCGAAGCGCAACTCCGCCGGCGAAAGGGCATCGTTCTCGTTGATCACCGGCAGCACCCCCCAGCTCAGCAGCTGCCGCAAAGTGCCCGAAGCGTTCTGATACCGACGCCGATCGGCCAGGTCGGAGCGGGTTAACAGCACCTGCGCCACGGAACGACCATGGCGTTCCATGGCCCGTTCGTACAGCGCCATCAGTGCGCCCTGGCCGATGGCCGCAGCCGCCTGCAGGGCCACCACCGTGTCGGGTCGGTTGGTGAGGGCCAACTTTTGGCAGCCCAGGCCAACGGCACCACTGGTGACCAGCACCACCTGGTCACCGCGGTGCATGGCCCCTGCAAAGCAGCGGGCGTAGCCATCAATCGTGCTGGCGGTCTCCCCCCGAAGCAGGCTGGTGCCGATTTTCACGACCCACAGGGTCATGCTGAAGGCGCCCCCATCACGCGGGCCATGGCGCGTTCAAACCGCTGAACACGGTCATGGCGGCAGGGCTTTCCGTCGTCTCGAACCGGGCGAACCAACACTGTGTAAAGCCCCATCCGGTTGCCGCAGAGCACATCCGTGAACAGGCGGTCGCCGATCATCGCGATCGCCTCCGGGGGCAGCGAGAGATCGCGAACCACGCTGCGCAGGGCGCCACGGCGGGGCTTGCCGGCACCAAAGGTGAAGCTGACCTGCAGCTGATCAGCCACGGCAGCAATCCGGTCGCGGGAGGGGTTGTTGCTGAACAGATGCAACTGCAGGCGGCGGCCGGCATCCACCAGCCAGTCGCGCACCGGCCCTGGCAGGGTCACGTCACGACCGGGCAGAAGGGTGCGGTCAACATCGACCACGGCGGCCTTCAGGCCGTGGGCCGTGAGGTGAGGCAGCGAAAGCTGGGCAATGGTGAGGTGGGGATCCCAATCGGGGGTCAACCAGTGCTGTGCCGTCAATCCGGCCATTCACGCTCCTCCAGTTCCGCCTCAATCAGGGGTTGAACGCGGTCGAGCTCATCGTCGCTCAGCAGCACCGCCTGGCCATCCACCATCCGCACCAACACCAGGAACGGATCAAGGGGGATGTAGAGGCCGTATTCCTCCGCGTCGACCATGAAGCTCACCAGCAGCTCAAAGGTCTCAGCATCCTCATCAACGTCGTCGTCCTCTTCCAGCTCGTCGAGCTCGTCCTGATCCGGCTCCTCCAGTTCACCACTGACGGTGAGGGTGATCGCCGATCGCACCAGAACCAGGTCGTGCTCCTGGAGCACCACATCAGCCACCGAGAGAATCGGCTCGCTGCTGGCGACTTCCGTGATCGGCACCGGCTCTGCATCGTCATTGAGCCGAAACAGCGACACCGGTGTGTCGACCGGCGAGAGCAGGGCGTAGTCCTGCCCCTCGATGGGGATCAGATGCTCGAGGAAGCACAGCAGATCATGGCCCTCGCGGTCGCGGACCAGCAGGGTGGGGTGATCGCTGCTCTTACCGGGGCCCGACTCAGACATCGACGCGGCTCTGACTGGGCTCAGGATCCACCATCGCCCGCCCCGGCGCCCGACCTTGACGCACTCTGTTGGGCCGGTTTGAGCTCCGGACCCTCCGCCAGCCATTGCTCCAGCAGCAGGGCAGCAGCTGCACTGTCCAGACGTCCGCTGCGATCGCCCGTCAACCCGAACTGTTCACCGGCCGCCCAGGTGCTGCTGTGTTCATTCACCCAGGCCAAGGGCAGATCGAGGGCGGCAGCCAGCCGTAGGCCGTAACGCTGGCAATGCTCCGCCTGGGCCGTAGGCTGGCCCGCGGCATCCAGAGGCAAACCCACCACGAGCCCCTGCACCGACCGTTCACGGCAGTGGGCCCGCAGAACCACCAAATCCGCATCAAAGCGACCACGACGCAGGGCAGCGAGGGGCGTGACGCTGATGCCCA containing:
- a CDS encoding Gfo/Idh/MocA family protein encodes the protein MSPQPLGVAVAGLGFGEKVHLPALAAATDLEAVALWHPRQERLDAATAAHGLKGFSNWDALLADPAVDAMIIATPPAPRFDLARRALEAGKHLLLEKPIALHADQARELQRLALARGLSVAVDYEYRAVPLFMQAARLLQAGAVGTPWLVKLDWLMGSRADPQRGWNWYAQADQGGGVIGALGTHAMDMLAWLIGPLGAVQALNSVSIKQRPHPEGGLAAVDAPDVSLLQTVAHWQGRQDLPVPAQVSLSSVSRNGRGFCLDVVGSSGSLLLSSTNQKDYVHGFELQHAPLGEPFRAVEADADFAFPETWSDGRIAPVARVLSWWAESIRSGRPMLPGLAEGVASRVACDQAAGGTLDLA
- the accD gene encoding acetyl-CoA carboxylase, carboxyltransferase subunit beta, whose protein sequence is MSLFDWFADRRKGQYVANIKQEPDEGDGLWSKCPECGQVVYLKDLKLNASVCANCGHHHRIDSAERIALIADPDSFQVLNADLSPVDPLGFKDRRAYADRLRESQASTGLRDGVVTGLCRVEGIPMGLAAMDFRFMGGSMGSVVGEKITRLIEESTARKLPLLIVCASGGARMQEGMLSLMQMAKISGALERHREAELLYMPLLTHPTTGGVTASFAMLGDLILAEPKALIGFAGRRVIEQTLREKLPDNFQTAEYLQEHGFVDTIVPRTQLRSTLANLLRLHGCKPMELTSA
- a CDS encoding A24 family peptidase, which encodes MEGLILAWAGLLGACVGSFTNVVAWRLPRQESVVFPGSHCPKCGHAIRWHDNLPLLGWLLLRGRCRDCDAAISWRYPSVEALSAGLWISALLVWPGAGGGLPDLWLPWAGLPLIALLLPLVLIDLDHLWLPEPLCRWGVVLGLLVSTAAGIPVLASHLIAAVLALLLLEGLSALAERLLGQPALGLGDAKLAALGGAWLGPGGIAAAMALAVVSGALVGSAARLSGRLGPREPFPFGPFIALGIWLVWLTGPQWWWSTWVMLLGA
- a CDS encoding phosphoribulokinase; amino-acid sequence: MSKRHPVVAVTGSSGAGTSTVKRAFEHIFAREGITPAVVEGDSYHRYERMPMKQAMADALAKGENFSHFGPEANLFDKLEELFRTYGETGAGQKRYYLHSVEEAAEHNARLGVNLEPGQFTPWEDIPTGTDVLFYEGLHGGVKGEGYDVAALADLLVGVVPITNLEWIQKIHRDNAERGYSAEAIVDTILRRMPDYINHICPQFSQTDINFQRVPTVDTSNPFICRNIPTPDESFVIIHFRKGAREKWGIDFGYLLNMIHDSFMSSPTSIVVNGGKMGFAMELILTPIIHRMIEEKNKLS
- the leuB gene encoding 3-isopropylmalate dehydrogenase; translation: MAQHRVVLLPGDGIGPEITAVARQLLEVVSQRHGFSLSFEEQPIGGSAIDATGEPLPASTLEACKAADAVLLAAIGSPRFDSLPREKRPETGLLGLRAGMELFANLRPVKIVPALIDASSLKREVIEGVDLMVVRELTGGIYFGQPKGRIETETDERGFNTMTYSASEVDRIAKVAFEIAQERRGRLCSVDKANVLDVSQLWRDRVDAMAPSYGAVEVSHMYVDNAAMQLVRDPRQFDVLLTGNLFGDILSDEAAMLTGSIGMLPSASLGSEGPGLFEPVHGSAPDIAGQDKANPMAMVLSAAMMLRIGLKQAAAADDLEAAVDAVLAGGFRTGDLMAEGCTQLGCRAMGEQLLKAL
- the lpxD gene encoding UDP-3-O-(3-hydroxymyristoyl)glucosamine N-acyltransferase, with the protein product MRFSTLIKVLQTGDAGLRWSQPGLDPWLEGAASLDQASAAQLSFLEKGNALTAALGASGVGALLLPDQQDLIDLASKRGIAFAVFADPRLAFAEALDQLNPRRRPLAEIHPSAVIDERAVVGPGTAVGPRVCIGEGSRLGADCIVHPGVVIYDNVVVGDGCELHANAVLHPGSRLGRGCVVNSNAVVGSEGFGFVPTAKGWRKMPQTGQVVLEDGVEVGSGTTIDRPSVGETRIGAGTKIDNLVQIGHGVTTGRGCAFASQVGIAGGAHIGQGVILAGQVGVANRVVVGDRVIASSKTGIHADVAPGEVVSGFPAIPNRLWLRCASTFSKLPEMAKTLRELKRDTPQ
- the proB gene encoding glutamate 5-kinase; this encodes MTLWVVKIGTSLLRGETASTIDGYARCFAGAMHRGDQVVLVTSGAVGLGCQKLALTNRPDTVVALQAAAAIGQGALMALYERAMERHGRSVAQVLLTRSDLADRRRYQNASGTLRQLLSWGVLPVINENDALSPAELRFGDNDTLSALVAAAVEAQQLILLTDVDRLYSSDPRVDANAEPISDVRHPRELDSLEQGAGDGGRWGTGGMTTKLAAARIATASGITVQLADGRDPARLEALLLGERGGTVFHPHPEPLGNRRSWLAHVLRPEGELQLDAGACAALQHRGASLLLVGVTAVRGEFAANQPVQLLDPDGEDLGRGLCSMDSDQLRAAMNDPSPGESSPVVVHRDGLVLRSR
- a CDS encoding YqeG family HAD IIIA-type phosphatase, with translation MAGLTAQHWLTPDWDPHLTIAQLSLPHLTAHGLKAAVVDVDRTLLPGRDVTLPGPVRDWLVDAGRRLQLHLFSNNPSRDRIAAVADQLQVSFTFGAGKPRRGALRSVVRDLSLPPEAIAMIGDRLFTDVLCGNRMGLYTVLVRPVRDDGKPCRHDRVQRFERAMARVMGAPSA
- a CDS encoding DUF3727 domain-containing protein, translating into MSESGPGKSSDHPTLLVRDREGHDLLCFLEHLIPIEGQDYALLSPVDTPVSLFRLNDDAEPVPITEVASSEPILSVADVVLQEHDLVLVRSAITLTVSGELEEPDQDELDELEEDDDVDEDAETFELLVSFMVDAEEYGLYIPLDPFLVLVRMVDGQAVLLSDDELDRVQPLIEAELEEREWPD
- the ruvX gene encoding Holliday junction resolvase RuvX; its protein translation is MRPRPCSILSLDVGRRRIGLAGCDALGISVTPLAALRRGRFDADLVVLRAHCRERSVQGLVVGLPLDAAGQPTAQAEHCQRYGLRLAAALDLPLAWVNEHSSTWAAGEQFGLTGDRSGRLDSAAAALLLEQWLAEGPELKPAQQSASRSGAGAGDGGS